One window of Polynucleobacter sp. HIN5 genomic DNA carries:
- the leuE gene encoding leucine efflux protein LeuE: MLDWMNLTHVGVVQLPTYILGTIAIVLLPGPNSLYVLTASSKLGWRAGAWASCGIVVGDSILMVAIVLGAASLLQNSPGLFMALRWLGAIYLLWLASGLIRAAWSRLQKISPQNSSQTSSMRLMQMHPFVAALGLSLTNPKAIFFFISFFTQFVDPQFANPALSFLYLAIILQVISITYLGVLIWLGETLAYRIERHPQWTAVLWFGVGILFIYFALRLLMGN, from the coding sequence ATGCTGGATTGGATGAATTTGACGCATGTGGGCGTCGTGCAGTTGCCGACCTATATTTTGGGCACCATTGCGATTGTTTTATTACCGGGCCCAAACTCCCTTTATGTCCTGACAGCCTCTTCCAAGCTGGGCTGGAGGGCCGGAGCGTGGGCATCATGCGGCATTGTGGTGGGCGATTCGATTCTGATGGTGGCCATTGTTTTAGGGGCCGCATCGCTCTTACAAAACTCTCCTGGCCTCTTTATGGCATTACGCTGGCTGGGGGCGATTTACTTACTATGGCTAGCTTCGGGCCTGATCCGAGCCGCTTGGAGTCGTTTGCAAAAGATTTCCCCACAAAATAGTTCGCAAACAAGCTCCATGCGACTCATGCAAATGCATCCATTTGTGGCTGCGCTTGGCTTATCCCTTACTAATCCCAAAGCCATTTTTTTCTTCATCTCCTTCTTTACCCAGTTTGTGGATCCACAGTTTGCCAATCCGGCCCTGAGTTTTTTATACCTCGCCATCATCTTGCAGGTGATTAGCATCACCTACTTAGGCGTATTGATTTGGCTTGGTGAAACTCTGGCTTATCGCATTGAGCGTCATCCACAATGGACAGCCGTGCTCTGGTTTGGGGTTGGCATCTTGTTTATCTATTTTGCGTTACGCTTACTCATGGGTAATTAA